From Neofelis nebulosa isolate mNeoNeb1 chromosome 14, mNeoNeb1.pri, whole genome shotgun sequence:
CGGTGTCTGGAACGGAGGCTGTTAACAAGGCACGGGGCGCTCTGTGCTCTAACAACTTTTTGAGTCATCAGGAAGTAGCTATAAAGGATCATCCGTCATTAAAAGCACCGCGTCACTACTTAACGCAAGTCCGACAGCCCGACCGGGGCTTCGTTCTATCACACAGTAACATTCCTGTCtacgttttgtttgtttggtttttttctcttaccAGTGTGAGTTCTAATGTGTCCTTGAAGTAACCAGGGTCTGGAAAATGCCTTGCCACAGATCTTGCAGACACAAGGTAAAGTGTGGGTCCGGATGTGCATCTTAAGGGCGCCCAGGCTCACGTATTCCTTGTCACAGTATTTACAGCTGAAGGATTTCCTAGACTGGGCGTCGCAGTGCAGCTGCTTATGTTTGGCCAGCCCGGAAAAAGTTGAATAGGTTTTACTGCATAGATTGCACTGAAACTTTTCAGCTTCAATGGCATGGGGGTCTGAAAGCTTGGATTGTAGTCTTTCCTCTTCATCACTAATGGGGCTTTCTGAGCCACTGTGGTCCTTGGACGAGGTGTCGGATGGAGGAGGGGGGCTCACCCGCCCCAAGGATGAGGGGTatccagaaagaggagagaggccaTTGGGTAGTGGGGAGTGGAATGGAACTGCCGTAGTCCACACGGTAATGGGGCTGTACGCTCCCGAGCTGAGGATCTCTGGTTGTGGTATGACAGGCATGGGGTAACTCTCATAGAGATATGGGGAAATAAtcactgggggaaagaaaaggaaaggagagattaaggtaaaaaaataacTGGCGCAGCACAGTGAGGAGCCGCTTGGCCACACCGCACCCGGGGCTTTGCGACGGAGTCAAGCGACTCCTTCCGGGCAGGCGCAGGCCTTGGGAAGCCGGTTCACCTCCAGCCTGGCCGCTACGCGGTCACCCACCGTCCTGGGGCGCCCACGTTCGCGCCCTGCGTACAGCGGGTGACAGGAGCTACAACCTGCGGTGCGGCTGGGGAGTGCAGCCCAGGGAGGGCCTCCACAGCCCGCGAGGAGGGCAACCTTGGACATCCCTTGAAGGATGCAGAAAAGGCGTCTTCCCTGCCTGCCTGCTCTGGGACCGCTCTGGGGACAAATATACGCGCCGCGGGGCCTACTCCGTGCGGGGCAGGAGCCTCACCACCCGAAAACAAAGCGGCCACTCGGACCCTCGCCGACTTGCTCATCCTGCCCGTCCTCATGATGCCTGCGTCCGCCAGCTCCTCCGGAAAGCCAAGTGGCCGGAGCTGAATGAAGGTGGCCTTGTCGGGGCGGAGTTCCGCCGGCTCCGAATTGGAACTTACCCCGACGATCGAGGGAGCCTGCACGACAGTTCGGGACACCGTGTGCAGGGAGAGCAACGGGCGCTTGGGTTCTCCTGCGAGGCTATCTGAGCTCGACGCCCACCAGTACGTGTacagacgcagagagagagagagagagagagagagagagagagaggagagcgcGCGCGcgggcatcccccccccccccaggttctCCTGACTTCGGGGCGCGCGTGTCtacctgtgtgtgtgtccagttCGCTGTAGTTGGGCTTCTTGGAGGCGTTGAAATGCTTCTTGACCAGGAAGGAGCGCGGCATCTTGCCGGCGGGCCCCGCGGGCGCGGATAACGGTCCGGGGAGGACGCGGCCGGTCCCTAGAGCATCGCGCCGGGCCGCGCTCGGGCTGGGGCCGCTCAGGTGCGGCGGGCGACGGGCCGGCGCCTCTCGCGTCGCCGGGCTCCCTGGCGGACTGAGCCCGCTCGGGccgggagggtttttttttcctcgcTTTTGCAAGAAGGATCCAATCACGGCGGAGAGGTTCAGGTTTCAGCTCCTCCCTCTGGGACAGCTGTGAACAGAGGAAGAATCTGTTGTCAGACGAAATTACCCTGGTCCAAAATGGGCCGAGCTCCGGGACttcgggggggggtggggaggtgggggggtggggaggtggggtgggggttggtgggggcgggggggggggtgaagttCTTTCCAGGGAGGTGATGTTGCTTCGGCGGCCCCGCCAGCGACTCGTGCGCTCGGAGAGGCTCGCTGGGTCCTGGAGTGTGTGGCTCCCGCGGCGGGCCTGGCCTCCAGATGTCGCAAAGCAAATGCCCCGGGACACGGCGTCCGCTGGCTGGAGGGAGGGTGGCCTGCGGCGCCCGGGGCCGGGAGGAACGCGCCTATATTTGGAAGTGCGTTCGGAGAGCTCCGACCGCCGCGGGGACCGGACGGCCCGCTCCGGGCCCCGGACGAAGGGCGGGGGCAGCGCCGGGACAAAAGCCCCGGAGGGCGAGGCGGGCGCCCCCGGCTGGGGGGCTTTTCCGCGGCGCGCGGGGGGCCGGGCCGCGGGCGGCGCGCGAGCCGGGGGCGGCACTTCCTCCTGGAAAGCGGGTAATCCTGTCGGCCTAGGGGCTCGGCCGGCCCCACAGAAGGGCTCGGTGGCCCCTGGAGGGACCGCTCGTCGGCAGAGCTGGGACGCAGCAAAGCCAGCGAGAGTGGCTGCGCACACAGAGGGGGACACGCCGCAGACGTGCTTAGGGGCCGTGGGAaacgttcccccccccccccccccccccagctgccgTCTGTCCGGCCGGCCGTCTAGCTGACGACCGTCTATCACCCACCACAAACGGGCCTTTAGGGACAAGTGTGTCTTTTCAAGCATTGATCTGCTCCACCTCGGGATCTGCCAGGCCCCTGGATTGTGCTTGCAAGGAAGGGGTGCCCTCTCGTCTGCCGCCTGCTTCAAGTTCTAAGGATCTAGCTCAGGGACCAGCAAAAAtacttccactttttttttttttttttttattcggTCCGGAATCTAAAAGTCCGCTAAGGTGGCTAACTTTGAAAGTAAAATTCCAACAGTCATTTCAAGCATCTCTGACCATTCCAGGCTTTTCTCCCCACCTTCTGCTTAACGACCCAGGAAAGGACAGATTTTCAACAAGCACCCTAGCTTTGTTTCTAACAGGTGctagaagaaaaaagtgaaaaaaaaaaataatggtggtGAAGTCAAGACTTGCAAGAGGAAAACGCATTGTCAGGCTGCATAACTTCTTAATCTTGGGAGGAGAAAACAAGAGTGTGTGTGccgggggaaggagggggaggctgggagggggcacTCGCAAGTTTCTGAGCCGATttcaatgcttctttttttttcttccagcagtCATAATTTAAATGCCAGGGAAACGAATTTAGATGAATCTTTATGTTAAAAGGAACAGTATTTGTAGGAGACAGGAAGACATGAATATGTATTACATTCCCCTGCACACTATGAACCAGAGTATAATTCGGGGCAAGTTTTCTGAGCTTGCTACTTCTTGCGAGGGTTTGTTGAGATCCAGACCCCTGGTTTACGGCACAGGAGTCCTCCC
This genomic window contains:
- the SNAI2 gene encoding zinc finger protein SNAI2 isoform X1; amino-acid sequence: MPRSFLVKKHFNASKKPNYSELDTHTVIISPYLYESYPMPVIPQPEILSSGAYSPITVWTTAVPFHSPLPNGLSPLSGYPSSLGRVSPPPPSDTSSKDHSGSESPISDEEERLQSKLSDPHAIEAEKFQCNLCSKTYSTFSGLAKHKQLHCDAQSRKSFSCKYCDKEYVSLGALKMHIRTHTLPCVCKICGKAFSRPWLLQGHIRTHTGEKPFSCPHCNRAFADRSNLRAHLQTHSDVKKYQCKNCSKTFSRMSLLHKHEESGCCVAH
- the SNAI2 gene encoding zinc finger protein SNAI2 isoform X2, with translation MPVIPQPEILSSGAYSPITVWTTAVPFHSPLPNGLSPLSGYPSSLGRVSPPPPSDTSSKDHSGSESPISDEEERLQSKLSDPHAIEAEKFQCNLCSKTYSTFSGLAKHKQLHCDAQSRKSFSCKYCDKEYVSLGALKMHIRTHTLPCVCKICGKAFSRPWLLQGHIRTHTGEKPFSCPHCNRAFADRSNLRAHLQTHSDVKKYQCKNCSKTFSRMSLLHKHEESGCCVAH